One Streptococcus sp. DTU_2020_1001019_1_SI_AUS_MUR_006 DNA window includes the following coding sequences:
- a CDS encoding PTS galactitol transporter subunit IIC has translation MDIIIELANKLFKPILEMGGPIIMLIILTLLALLFGVKFSKALEGGIKLAIALTGIGAIIGMLNGAFSASLAKFVENTGIQLNITDVGWAPLATITWGSAWTLYFLLVMLIVNIVMLAMKKTDTLDVDIFDIWHLSITGLLIKWYADNNGVSQGVSLFIATAAVVLVGVLKIINSDLMKPTFDDLLNAPSSSPMTSTHMNYMMNPVIMVLDKIFDKLFPGLDKYDFDAAKLNKRIGFWGSKFFIGFILGIVIGLMGTPHPVPGVEGADKWELVIKGWLSLGLTAGVCLELFSLIGSWFIAAVEPLSQGITNVATKRLQGRKFNIGLDWPFIAGRAEIWACANVLAPIMLVEAVLLSNVGNGILPLAGIIAMGVTPALLVVTRGKLLRMIIFGTLLLPLFLLSGTLIAPFATELAKGVGAFPEGVSQTQLITHSTLEGPIEKLLGWTIGNTTTGDIKAILGAVVFLAFYIGIFAWYRKQMIKRNEEYAANAK, from the coding sequence ATGGATATCATTATCGAACTAGCCAATAAGCTGTTCAAACCTATCTTGGAAATGGGTGGACCGATCATCATGCTGATCATTTTGACATTATTGGCTCTACTTTTTGGAGTGAAATTCTCCAAAGCGCTTGAAGGTGGTATCAAACTTGCCATCGCTCTTACTGGTATCGGTGCTATCATCGGTATGTTAAATGGTGCTTTCTCAGCGTCTCTTGCAAAATTCGTTGAAAACACTGGTATTCAATTGAATATTACCGACGTTGGTTGGGCACCACTTGCTACAATCACTTGGGGTTCAGCTTGGACACTTTACTTCTTGCTTGTGATGTTGATCGTCAACATTGTCATGCTTGCAATGAAGAAAACTGATACACTTGACGTCGATATCTTTGATATCTGGCACTTGTCTATCACAGGTCTTTTGATCAAATGGTATGCTGACAACAATGGAGTTAGCCAAGGAGTTTCACTCTTCATCGCGACTGCAGCAGTTGTTCTTGTTGGGGTTCTTAAAATCATCAACTCTGACTTGATGAAACCAACATTTGATGACCTTCTTAACGCACCAAGTTCATCACCAATGACTTCAACTCACATGAACTACATGATGAACCCAGTTATCATGGTTTTGGATAAGATTTTTGATAAACTCTTCCCAGGTCTTGATAAATACGACTTTGACGCTGCTAAATTGAATAAACGAATCGGTTTCTGGGGATCTAAATTCTTCATCGGTTTCATCCTTGGTATCGTTATCGGTTTGATGGGAACTCCACATCCAGTTCCTGGTGTTGAAGGTGCTGATAAATGGGAACTTGTTATTAAAGGTTGGTTGTCACTTGGTTTGACTGCCGGTGTCTGCTTGGAGCTCTTCTCATTGATCGGTTCATGGTTTATCGCAGCCGTAGAACCACTTTCACAAGGTATTACAAACGTTGCTACTAAACGTCTTCAAGGACGTAAATTCAACATTGGTCTTGACTGGCCATTTATCGCTGGTCGTGCTGAAATCTGGGCTTGTGCTAACGTACTTGCACCAATCATGTTGGTTGAAGCTGTGCTTCTTTCAAATGTCGGAAATGGTATCTTGCCACTTGCTGGTATCATCGCAATGGGTGTAACTCCAGCTCTCTTGGTAGTTACTCGTGGTAAATTGCTCCGTATGATTATCTTCGGAACACTCTTGTTGCCACTCTTCCTTCTTTCAGGTACACTTATCGCACCATTTGCAACAGAACTTGCTAAAGGTGTAGGTGCCTTCCCAGAAGGTGTAAGCCAAACTCAGCTCATTACTCACTCAACACTTGAAGGACCAATCGAAAAACTTCTTGGTTGGACAATTGGTAACACTACAACTGGTGATATCAAAGCAATCCTTGGTGCTGTAGTATTCCTTGCTTTCTATATCGGTATCTTTGCTTGGTACAGAAAACAAATGATCAAACGTAATGAAGAATATGCAGCAAATGCAAAATAA